Below is a genomic region from candidate division WOR-3 bacterium.
TCCTTTGGAGTAACACAAACAGGACAACCTGGTCCATGAACAAGTGTTATATTTGGAGGCAAAAGTTCATCAATCCCTGAACTTAATATTGAATGAGTCTGAGAACCGCATACTTCCATAATAGTCCATTTTTCCCTTGCTATACTTTTTGTTTTTTCTATAAATAATTTTGTCTTTGAAGCTTCTCTGAATTCAGAAAGATACTTCATTTTCCTCTAATTTCTCTAAATACTCCTCATAGGTTTTTAAACTTTCTTTCGCTTCTTTTTCATCAAGAATCTGTATAGCAAAACCAACATGAACAATCACATAATCTCCTTCCTTTGCTTCAGGGGTTAGGTCAAGACATACCTCCCTTTTTATTCCTCCAAATTCAACTTTACCAAATTTTGAACCATCTTTTTCATATATATTTACTATCTTCCCTGGGATTCCGAGACACATTATTAATTTTAAGATAAATTATTGAACTAAAAAAAATTTTTTAATATTATTAAATATGGTTCAAATCACAGGTTTTGTCTTAATAGGATTACTTGCAGGTATTTTGTCTGGTTTATTTGGAATAGGAGGTGGGCTTATAATAATCCCTGCCTTAATTTTGTTTTTTAAAATGAATCAGCATCTTGCACAAGGAACTTCTCTTGGTGCTCTCCTTCTCCCTGTGGGTCTTTTAGGATTTCTTGAATACTGGAGAAATGGAAATGTTCACATTAAAGGGGCACTTCTTATTGCTCTTGGACTTTTTATAGGTGCTTTTTTTGGTGCCTATATTGCTAATATTATTCCTACTAAAACCCTTTCTAAGCTGTTTGCCCTTTTTTTAATTATAGTTGCATTAAAACTCTTTTTTGGAAAATAATTATATCTATGAAAGTTAAAATAGGTAAAGAAGAAAAAATTTTTAATGAAGAAATAAAAAGGGTTTCAGATATTTTTAAAAAACTTTCTCTTAACCCTGAAGAATATATTGTTGTTAGAAAAAATGAGGTTTTAACTGAAGATGAAATTTTAAAAGAAGATGACGAGATAGAACTTATAAGGGTTATTTCAGGTGGAATTTGATAGCAGAAATTTTATTTTCAGTTAATTTACTTATCTCACTTGGAAAGCCTGATTATAACTTATCATATAAAGAATTAAGAAAAGAAATTGAAATAAAAAAGGAGAGATTTTTAAATAATTTTAAATTTTTAAAAAATAATATAAAAATTAAAAAAACTCTTATTCTTTCCCAGAAAATTCTTATTGAAATTCCCGATTCTCTTTTAAATTATTTTAAAATTAATTCTATTCCTTATACCCCTGATTATCTTCTTCCTGTTCCAAAGCTCATGTTTTCGGGTTTTGATAGATCTTTCTGGCACAAAAAATTTATAAAGGCTGACACATTTTATAAAATTGGTATTAAGGGGAAGGGAAATGTAGCTGTTATAATTGATACTGGAATTGATACGACGCATCCTGATTTAAAAGGTAAGGTTATTATTTTTAAGGATTTTGTGAATTATGGACCACCTTCTGATCCCATAGGTCACGGAACTTTTGTTGCATCACTTATTGCAGGCGATTCAGCAGGAATTGCTCCTCTAACAAAACTTATTGTTCTAAAGGTTTTTTCAGAGTTCGGGGGATTAATATCAGATATTCATGAAGCTTTTGATTATGTTGCAGAACTTATTGAAAATGGAATAAATGTAAAAATATTGAATGGTTCTTTTGGAACTCATCCCCTTTTTGATGAATTTTTTCCAGATTTATTTTATTTAAAAAATAAAGGTGTATTTCTCTGTTTTGCTGCAGGTAATGAGGGACCTTCTTCAGGAACAACTTCCTCTCCTTCTAATTATCCTTTTGTTTTCTCTTCTGGTGCTTGTGATTCAAATTCAAATGTTACTAATTTTTCTTCAAGAGGACCTTCTCCCTTTTCTTATCCCTGGAGTGATACAATTTATTATTTTTTTAAAGACTGGAATTTTACCTCACCTTTTTTAATTGCTCCTGGAAAAGACATAAAGGGTGCTTTTCCTTTAAATCAGTATATAATAGCAGATGGAACAAGTGCCTCTTCACCAATTTTAGCAGGTAGTATTTCCCTTATACTTCAATATAGTCCCTTTTTAACACCTGATTCTCTTGCAAAAATTTTTAAAAATAATTTGAGAAGAAAACCTTTTATTAATTATCCCAATTATGAGGAGGGTTTCGGTTTTCTTGACTTAAAAAAAATAATTAAAGTTTTAGAAAGAAAGGATACTCTTTTATACTCAATTCAGAATTTTTCCCTTAATTCAAAAAATTTTCCCCTTTTTCAAAATGATACCTTTATAATTAATGTATCCTTAATTTCAAATAAATTTTTTAGTGACAGTATAAAAATAAAACTTTTAAATAAACCTTACTATATTCTCCTTGATACTATTTTTAAATTTTATTCACAGGATATTTTAAATTTTTCTTCAAGGGGAGTTCTTCTAAATTATCCTGATAATGACACACTTAAATTTAACTTTCTATTAACTTTTTCAAATTTTTCAAAAACTTATGAAATGAAAGTTTTTCTTTCTGATTCCCTTTTAACAATAAAAAATAAGAATTATGAGTTTTCCATTTCTTCAACAGGTTCTATTGGATTTTTAAGTTCAGAGCAGAAAAAAGGAAAAGGTTTTATTTTTAAAAATTACGGAAATTTACTTTATTACGGAAGTTTGGCTTTTGGAAATTCTTTTAACTATATTGTTGATAGATTTTATGAAAAATTTAATCTTGATGATAGAGATACAAGACCTTTAAAGGAAAATAAATTTTATTTTAAAAAAGAAAATAATTTCTATACTTTTAAATTCAGAGATGATTATTCTCAACATCCAAAGGGAAATATATTGAAAGTAAAATTAAAGGATTTTGATGAGGGTTTTTTATTTATTTTAAAACCTGAGAATTTTTTTGAGGAAATGCACTTGGCTTCTTTTTTTGACCCAGATATTTTAAATCCCCTAACAAATTTTGCAGATTACGACAGTGCTTCAAGAATAATTTTTACTTCAAAACAGGGAGGTCCTGTTTTTGGAATACTTGATATAGATAATTTTACACTTTGCGGTGTTATAAAAAATGAAATATATGCTTATTCATATGGAGGACTTCCTGATTCACTCCAATATCTTTTTATGAAAGGAGATATAAGGGATTTTAGCAAGGATTTAGGTGATTATTCAATTTATATTTCAAAGAAAGTAAATCCATTAGATTCTCTTTTATTTTTTATTTTTGCAGGAGAAAATTTTGATACACTTTTATCAAAGAGGGAAAGAATTTTGAATAAATTAAATTTAATTCAGAGAAATAATTTTAGAGGAATTTCAAGAATCTATCCAAATCCATTTATAGACCCTTATCAAAAAGATTTAAAGATTATAAATTACGGTAAGGGAAAAATAACTTTTTATGATTTAACAGGTAGAAAAACTTATGAAACCCAGATTTTAAAGGATGGTTTAAATGTTATTAAATTAAATAATTTTAAAAATTCAGGTGTTTATTTTTTAAGGTTTAATGATAAGAATAAAATTTATAAACTTGTATATCTTAATTTAAGATGACTGTAATTATAAAAACTTCCTTTTATTATGGTCCCCTTGAAATTCTTTTAAAGTGGCTTTTATCAAAGGAACTTGATCCTTTTAAAATTAAAATTTCTGTTTTAGCAGACGAATTTTTAAATTATTACTTGAAAAATCACCAAGTTTCATTTAAAGATGCTCTTGAATTTTTATATGCTTTAACTTTTTTCCTTGTTTATAAAACACACCACCTTTTTGAAAGATTTGATGGTGAAGAAGAAGAGGTGGAAAAAAAAGAAGAAATTACTTTCTCTTTTATTGAAATTATTGAATTTTTAAATGAAAGATATGAGAAGATGTCAAAAATGTATGGAAGGGAAGGGGAAGAGAGTTTAGATTATGATGAGGGTTTTGATCCTTCTCTTTTGTTTTCTCTTTTTACAAAATTAATTCAGAAATTACCAGAATTAAAGGAAAAACTTGAGGAAATACCAAAAATAGAAGAAAAGATTGATTACATACTTAAGGAATTAGAGAAAAATGAAAGTATTTCTTTTAGTAATCTCATCTTAGGTTTAAAGAGTAAAATAGAGGCTATTGTTATGTTTCTTGCACTTCTTGAACTTATAAGATTAAGAAAAATCTTATGTATACAGGAAAAAATTTTTGATGATATAATTATTAAGAGGAGAAATGAAGTTTAGTTATACTTTAAGAGATAAATTTTTATTTTTTTTAAGTTACTTATTTTATAAGTTAATAGTTCCCTTTGAAGTTAAAAGACCAAGAATAAAGATGTTTATTTATGAAATGATTTATTCCTTTTATAAACTGATTGATTACAAGAAAAATTTACCTTATTTTTTTAAGGATAATTTAATAGTGACAAAATTTGGGAAATTTAAAATAAGAAGCAAAACTGCTGATGCAGCTTCTGTTTCACCTGCTTATGAAAGAAGGGATGTAAATTTTTTAATTAAAAAAATTGATGAAAAAATAAAAGAAAATAAAAAAGTTTTATTTTGCGATATAGGTGCTGATATCGGTTACTATTCTATTTTGATAGGTAATAAGTTTAAAAGGAAAATAAAAATTTTTTCCTTTGAACCATTAAAAGAAAGTTTTGAATTATTGAAGGAAAATATTAATATAAATAATCTCTCAGATACTATAGTTCCCTTAAATTTTGCTCTATCAGATTCTGAAGGTGAGTTTTACATAAATGTTAATATCTTATCACCTGGTGATAGTTCTTTGATTTATAGTTTTGATAATGGAGTTAAAATTAAAGTAAAAACAAAGAAACTTGATGATATTCTCGGAGATTATGTCAGGGAATTTGATACTGTTTTTGCTAAAATTGATGTGGAGGGTTTTGAAGAAAAGGTATTGAGTGGTGCAAAAAAATTTCTTGAAAATTCAAAAGAATTAATTTTATTAATAGAAGATTTTATTAATCCTGAAATTATAAACTATCTTGAAAAAAATAACTTTAAATTTTTATGTAAATTAACAACATATAACAGTTTCTGGACCTATAAGTTATGATAGCTAATCTTGATCTGTCCTATAGAAATACCTCCATCATTTGGTGGTATCTGAGAATGGGTAAAGATTTTTTTATTTTTTATTTTTTTAAAAATAAGTTCAGTTAAAAGTTTGTTCTGAAATACACCGCCGCTTAAAAGTATTTTATCTTTATCTGTAAGCTGACTTATTTTTTTTACTATTTCTGCAAGGGTTAAATGAAATTTATAAGCAATGTAACTTTTACTTCTTTTTCTTTTAATATCAGAAATAATTTCTTCAAAAATTGGAACAAAGTCAATAACATAGTAATTTTCTTTTTTTATTTCAAAAGTGTAGGGAGTTTTTAATTTTCCTTTATAATTTTCTGCAATCCATTCTAATATCATTGCTGCCTGACCTTCAAAAGTGTTTTTCTGTTTTAAATTTAATAGTGAAGAAACTGCATCAAATATTCTACCAACAGATGTTGTTTTAAAAATAGAAAGATTTTTTTCATAAGCACTTTTAAATATTTTTCTTTCTTCTTCAGTTAAACTTTTAATAGGTTCAAAATCCCTTTCAAAAATTTTTTCACCGTAAATTTCATATAAAATACCAATTGCGCTTCTTCTTGGTTCTTTTATTGCTTTATCTCCACCCAGTAAGCCGAACTCCCTGAAACTGGCAAACCTTTTAAAATCTTTAAAATCACATATTAAAAATTCACCACCCCATATTTTACCATCTTTTCCATAACCTGTGCCATCCCAGGAAACTCCTAAAACCTCTTCCTCAATCCTGTTTTCAATCATACAGGAACTTATATGAGCATGATGATGGAAAACTTTTATTAAGGGAATATTTTCATTTTTGCTTAATTCCTCGCCATATTTTGTTGAAAGATATTCAGGGTGAGCATCACAGGCAATAATTTCTGGCTTAAATTCATAAAGTTTTTTAAAGTCTTCTATTACTTTTTTGAAAGCATTGAAGGATTTTTCATTATCTAAATCTCCTATATGTTGTGATACAATTATTCTGTTAAACTTTGATATTGCGATAGTATTTTTAAGGTAAGGTCCAAGGGCAAGTATCTGTGGTAAGTTTTTTTTGATAATAAAAGGAAGGGGGGCATATCCTCTTGCTCTTCTTATTACGAGAGGTTTATTGTTAATAATTTTAACAACTGAATCGTCAATATATCTTTCAATAGGCCTTGTATTCATTAAAAAGTAATCTGCTATATCTTTTAATCTTATGAGAGCTTCTTCATTTTCATAGGCAATGGGTTCTTCTGATAAATTACCAGAAGTGCATATAATTGGAAAATCAATTTTACTCATTAAAAGGTGATGTAAGGGTGTATAAGGTAAAATTGCACCTATATAGGGATTATCTGGAGCACAGTATTTTGATAATTTACTTTTTTTCTTTGATTTTACAAGTAAAATTGGTGATTGGGGTGATAAAAGTAATTCTTTTTCAGTTTTAGAAATATAGGCATATTCTTTTAAATGTTCAAGGTTTTTAAACATAATTGCAAAGGGTTTTTCGTCCCTCTTTTTTCTTTTTCTTAATTCTAAAACACATTCATCAGATAAAGCATTTGTTAAAAGTTGAAATCCACCAATACCCTTTAAGGCTATGATTTTTCCCTTTTTAAGAAGTTGTGCTGTTTTTTCTATTGCTTTTTCTCCTTTTTCAATAATATTTCCTTCTCTATCTGTGAGAAAGACTTCTGGACCGCATTCAGGACAAGCATTTGGTTGTGCATGAAATCTTCTATTAATAGGGTTTTCGTATTCTTCCCTGCATTCAGGACACATTTCAAAAATTTTCATTGTTGTGTTCTTTCTATCGTAGGGAATATTTTGGATAATGCTGAATCTGGGACCGCAGTTTGTGCAGTTTGTAAAGGGGTAATTATATCTTCTATTATCTTTATCAAAAATTTCTCTTTTGCATTCTTCACAGGTTGCAATATCAGGGAGGATAAGAGCGATTTTTTCTCCCTTTTCTTCTGATTTTAAAATTTCAAATTCAATTTCATTTTTAAGTGGAATTTCTTTTATTTCAAATAGTGTATATTTTGTTAAGGGAGGTTTATCCCTTTTAAGTTTTAAAAGAAATTTGTTTAAGTTTTTAACTTCTCCTTCGACTTCAATTGTAACTCCCTCAGGATTATTTTTAACAAATCCATTCAATTTGTTTTCTTTTGCAATTCTATAAACAAAGGGTCTAAATCCTATTCCCTGAACTGTTCCTTCTATTTTTATTAAAAATCTTTTCTTCAAGTTTTGAAGTATTCTTTTCTTTTATTTTTAATAAATTCTGCTACTTCTTTTATATTATCTCCTTTTAATGCTGATATTTTGAAAATTTTAATGTTTTCTTTAATTTTTTTTGCTTCCTCTTCAACTTTTTTAATATCAAAGTTAAGGTAAGGTAAAAGGTCAATTTTATTTATTAATATAACATCACCTGTTAAAAAGGCTTTAGGATATTTTGGTAATTTATCGTCACCCTCAGGTGTTGATAACATTATAATTCTCAAATGTTCTCCTAAATCATAACTTGCAGGGCAGACAAGGTTACCAACATTTTCAATAAAGAGATATTCTGTGTTTTCAGGTATTAGTGAAATAGATTTTTTTATCATGATTGCTTCAAGGTGGCAGGTTCCGCCTGTTACAATCTGGTAGGAATTTCCTCCTTTTTCCCTTATTCTTTTTGCGTCTCTTTCAGTTTCAATATCTCCAACGAGTATAAAAACTTTATTTTTTTCAAAAAAACTAAGTAATTTTTCAAGGAAAGTTGTTTTACCTGCTCCTGGTGAAGATATTATGTTAATTACAAATATTTTTCTTTTATTAAAAAATTCTCTTAACTCCTGAGCAATTTCTTCATTAACTTTTAAAATTGGTATTGAGATATCTTCTTTAATTATTTTTGTCATAATTTTATATTAAATTTTCTTTTAAAAATTTTCAATAACTAAACTTTTTATAAAAATTTTATCGCCTTTAATTATTTCTCCGCCAAAGTTTTCGCAAAAAGGGCATAAAAAGGGAAAAGAAAGAGCATTAAAAATTTTTCCGCATTTTAAACATTTAATTTCAGGTTCTATTATGTTAATTTTTAATTCTGTTTCTTTAAATTCAGTTTCTTTTTTTAATATTTCAAAGGCTTCTTCAAAAAGGAAAGGTTCTGCTCCTGAAAGTTTTCCAAAATCAAGTTCTACTTTAAGGATTTTTTTTGCCTTTTTCTCCTTTTTCTGTTCTCTAAGTATTTCAATAAGATTATTTGCTAAAGAGTATTCGTGCATTAAAATATTCCTGTTATTTCTCCATTTTCGTCAATATCAATATTAATTGCAGCTGGTTCTTTGGGTAATCCAGGCATTTCAAGTATGTCACCACAGAGGGGAACTATGAATTTTGCTCCTGATTTAATTCTTACATCATCTATTCTAAGTTCAAAATTTTTAGGCCATCCCCTTAATTTTGAATTATCTGAGATTGAATACTGAGTTTTTGCCATACAGATATAAAAATCATTGAAATTAAGTGTTTCGCAAAGTTCTATTTTCTTTAAGGCATTTTCTGAATATTTAACTGCGTTTGCTCCATAAACCTCTTTTGATATTTTTTCAATTTTTTCTTTTATTCCTGATTTTATATCATAAAGTCTTTTAAAGCTATTTTTTTCATTTTCAATAACTTCAATAATTTTACTTGCTAATTCTTTACTACCTTCTCCCCCTTTTAAAAATCCTTCACATATAGAAAAGGGAATTTTTTCCTCACTTAATAGCTTTTCAAGTATTTTTATTTCTCTTTCAGTATCAAAAGGAAACCTGTTTATAGCTACCACTGTAGGGGTGCCGAATACATTTTTAAGTATGTTTATATGTGCTTTTAAATTTTCAAAACCTTTTATCAGGGCATCTTCATTTTCTTCTTTCAACAGTTCTTTTTTGAGCCCCCCGTGATATTTCAATGCTCTTATTGAAGCTACAAGAACTGCACAATCTACTTTTGTATCAAGTTCCCTTGTTACAATGTTTATGAATTTTTCAGCACCAAGGTCAGAACCAAATCCTGCTTCGATAACTGCGTATTCGGAAAGTTTTAATGCTAAATCTATTGCTAAAACTGAACATGTGCCATGAGCTATATTTCCAAAAGGTCCTGTGTGTATTATTGCAGGTGTATTTTCACTTGTTTGAACAAGGTTAGGTTTTAAAGCATCTTTTAGAAGTGCAGCCATAGCGCCCTGGGCTTTTAAGTTTTTTGCAAAAACCGGTTCTTTTTTATAGGTAAATCCTAAAAGAATGTTTGAAATTCTTTCTTTAAGTTCAGTATAGTTTTTGGAAAGTCCAAGTATTGCCATTATTTCAGAAGCAGGTGTGATTACAAATCCATCTTCCCTTAAAGGTCCATTTTTCAAAGGGCTTAATCCCACTATCACTTTTCTTAAAGCTCTATCATTCATATCAATGGTTCTTGGCCATAATATATCATTGGGGTTTATGCCAAGGGGATTTCCATGGAAAATTGAAGCATCTAACATGGCAGAAAGCAAATTATGGGCTGAACTTACTGCATGAAAATCTCCTGTAAAGTGAAGGTTTATTTCTTCCATAGGTAAAACTTGGGAATAACCACCTCCTGTGGCTCCACCTTTTATTCCAAAAACAGGTCCAAGGGAGGGTTCCCTTAAACAAACAATGGAACTTTTTCCCAGTTTCCAGAAAGCCATGGAAAGGGAAATAGAAACAGTTGTTTTGCCTTCACCAAATGGTGTGGGAGTAATTGCGGAAACAAGGATTAGTTTTCCCTTTCTTACTTTGGTTTTAAAGTATTCTGGTTCAATTTTAGCTTTATATTTCCCATAAGGATATATATAATTTTCGTTTATTCCAATTTTTTCAGCAATTTCTTTTATATCAAAAAGTTTTATAGATTTAGCAATTTCAATATCAGATTTCAATTTCCCCTCCTTTTTAAAAATTATTTTAAAAAATCCCTTATTAATTTTTCAATTTTTGTGATAATTTCAGGTATTTTTTCTTTTAAGTTTTCAGATAGTTCTGGTTTTATTGTGTATGGGTCTTCAACAGAAATTCCTATGATAAGCAATTCTTTAGGAAAAGGAATTTTTAATTTTTTTGCAATTTTAGAAATTTCAGGTAATCCTATGTAATGATTACTTTTTATTTGTTTTGAATCAAAATCTTTTTCTTTGAAAATGTATATTTCTCCTATGTCTTTTTTTCCGGTGAAAATACTGTCAATTATTACTGCCTTTTCATAAGGCGAAAGAAAATCAAGTAAAGAAAGCCCCATTTCTTCAGTGGATATAATATCAGCAAGATTGAAAAATTTTTTTTCTAAAAATTTGGTTAAATATATTCCAATTCCGTCGTCGCCTCTTATTGTATTACCGAGACCAAGAATTAAATACTTTTTCCTTAAATCTTTTTTTTCAAAAGTTTTTAATCTTATCAATTATGTTGCCCCTTTTATCTCTTATATTTATAAGGAGGGGTATATTTCCTGGTAGAGAATGGGTTCCGCAGGCATGACATGGGTCATAAGCTCTAAATGCCATTTCAATCATATTTAATATTCCTTCATCATATTTTCCATTTTTTATAAGACCTTTTGCTGCTTTTTCTACAGACATTGCAATTCGTGCTGCATTGTTTTGGGTAGCAACAATTAGGTTTGCTTTTGTTATAAATCCTTTTTCATCAGTCTCATAGTGGTGTATTAGTGTTCCCCTTGGTGCTTCAACAACACCAATACCA
It encodes:
- a CDS encoding HypC/HybG/HupF family hydrogenase formation chaperone; amino-acid sequence: MCLGIPGKIVNIYEKDGSKFGKVEFGGIKREVCLDLTPEAKEGDYVIVHVGFAIQILDEKEAKESLKTYEEYLEKLEENEVSF
- a CDS encoding sulfite exporter TauE/SafE family protein, which produces MVQITGFVLIGLLAGILSGLFGIGGGLIIIPALILFFKMNQHLAQGTSLGALLLPVGLLGFLEYWRNGNVHIKGALLIALGLFIGAFFGAYIANIIPTKTLSKLFALFLIIVALKLFFGK
- a CDS encoding MoaD/ThiS family protein; this encodes MKVKIGKEEKIFNEEIKRVSDIFKKLSLNPEEYIVVRKNEVLTEDEILKEDDEIELIRVISGGI
- a CDS encoding S8 family peptidase; amino-acid sequence: MIAEILFSVNLLISLGKPDYNLSYKELRKEIEIKKERFLNNFKFLKNNIKIKKTLILSQKILIEIPDSLLNYFKINSIPYTPDYLLPVPKLMFSGFDRSFWHKKFIKADTFYKIGIKGKGNVAVIIDTGIDTTHPDLKGKVIIFKDFVNYGPPSDPIGHGTFVASLIAGDSAGIAPLTKLIVLKVFSEFGGLISDIHEAFDYVAELIENGINVKILNGSFGTHPLFDEFFPDLFYLKNKGVFLCFAAGNEGPSSGTTSSPSNYPFVFSSGACDSNSNVTNFSSRGPSPFSYPWSDTIYYFFKDWNFTSPFLIAPGKDIKGAFPLNQYIIADGTSASSPILAGSISLILQYSPFLTPDSLAKIFKNNLRRKPFINYPNYEEGFGFLDLKKIIKVLERKDTLLYSIQNFSLNSKNFPLFQNDTFIINVSLISNKFFSDSIKIKLLNKPYYILLDTIFKFYSQDILNFSSRGVLLNYPDNDTLKFNFLLTFSNFSKTYEMKVFLSDSLLTIKNKNYEFSISSTGSIGFLSSEQKKGKGFIFKNYGNLLYYGSLAFGNSFNYIVDRFYEKFNLDDRDTRPLKENKFYFKKENNFYTFKFRDDYSQHPKGNILKVKLKDFDEGFLFILKPENFFEEMHLASFFDPDILNPLTNFADYDSASRIIFTSKQGGPVFGILDIDNFTLCGVIKNEIYAYSYGGLPDSLQYLFMKGDIRDFSKDLGDYSIYISKKVNPLDSLLFFIFAGENFDTLLSKRERILNKLNLIQRNNFRGISRIYPNPFIDPYQKDLKIINYGKGKITFYDLTGRKTYETQILKDGLNVIKLNNFKNSGVYFLRFNDKNKIYKLVYLNLR
- a CDS encoding segregation/condensation protein A, which gives rise to MTVIIKTSFYYGPLEILLKWLLSKELDPFKIKISVLADEFLNYYLKNHQVSFKDALEFLYALTFFLVYKTHHLFERFDGEEEEVEKKEEITFSFIEIIEFLNERYEKMSKMYGREGEESLDYDEGFDPSLLFSLFTKLIQKLPELKEKLEEIPKIEEKIDYILKELEKNESISFSNLILGLKSKIEAIVMFLALLELIRLRKILCIQEKIFDDIIIKRRNEV
- a CDS encoding FkbM family methyltransferase, producing MKFSYTLRDKFLFFLSYLFYKLIVPFEVKRPRIKMFIYEMIYSFYKLIDYKKNLPYFFKDNLIVTKFGKFKIRSKTADAASVSPAYERRDVNFLIKKIDEKIKENKKVLFCDIGADIGYYSILIGNKFKRKIKIFSFEPLKESFELLKENININNLSDTIVPLNFALSDSEGEFYINVNILSPGDSSLIYSFDNGVKIKVKTKKLDDILGDYVREFDTVFAKIDVEGFEEKVLSGAKKFLENSKELILLIEDFINPEIINYLEKNNFKFLCKLTTYNSFWTYKL
- the hypF gene encoding carbamoyltransferase HypF, with product MKKRFLIKIEGTVQGIGFRPFVYRIAKENKLNGFVKNNPEGVTIEVEGEVKNLNKFLLKLKRDKPPLTKYTLFEIKEIPLKNEIEFEILKSEEKGEKIALILPDIATCEECKREIFDKDNRRYNYPFTNCTNCGPRFSIIQNIPYDRKNTTMKIFEMCPECREEYENPINRRFHAQPNACPECGPEVFLTDREGNIIEKGEKAIEKTAQLLKKGKIIALKGIGGFQLLTNALSDECVLELRKRKKRDEKPFAIMFKNLEHLKEYAYISKTEKELLLSPQSPILLVKSKKKSKLSKYCAPDNPYIGAILPYTPLHHLLMSKIDFPIICTSGNLSEEPIAYENEEALIRLKDIADYFLMNTRPIERYIDDSVVKIINNKPLVIRRARGYAPLPFIIKKNLPQILALGPYLKNTIAISKFNRIIVSQHIGDLDNEKSFNAFKKVIEDFKKLYEFKPEIIACDAHPEYLSTKYGEELSKNENIPLIKVFHHHAHISSCMIENRIEEEVLGVSWDGTGYGKDGKIWGGEFLICDFKDFKRFASFREFGLLGGDKAIKEPRRSAIGILYEIYGEKIFERDFEPIKSLTEEERKIFKSAYEKNLSIFKTTSVGRIFDAVSSLLNLKQKNTFEGQAAMILEWIAENYKGKLKTPYTFEIKKENYYVIDFVPIFEEIISDIKRKRSKSYIAYKFHLTLAEIVKKISQLTDKDKILLSGGVFQNKLLTELIFKKIKNKKIFTHSQIPPNDGGISIGQIKISYHNL
- the hypB gene encoding hydrogenase nickel incorporation protein HypB; the encoded protein is MTKIIKEDISIPILKVNEEIAQELREFFNKRKIFVINIISSPGAGKTTFLEKLLSFFEKNKVFILVGDIETERDAKRIREKGGNSYQIVTGGTCHLEAIMIKKSISLIPENTEYLFIENVGNLVCPASYDLGEHLRIIMLSTPEGDDKLPKYPKAFLTGDVILINKIDLLPYLNFDIKKVEEEAKKIKENIKIFKISALKGDNIKEVAEFIKNKRKEYFKT
- a CDS encoding hydrogenase maturation nickel metallochaperone HypA; translation: MHEYSLANNLIEILREQKKEKKAKKILKVELDFGKLSGAEPFLFEEAFEILKKETEFKETELKINIIEPEIKCLKCGKIFNALSFPFLCPFCENFGGEIIKGDKIFIKSLVIENF
- a CDS encoding formate--tetrahydrofolate ligase gives rise to the protein MKSDIEIAKSIKLFDIKEIAEKIGINENYIYPYGKYKAKIEPEYFKTKVRKGKLILVSAITPTPFGEGKTTVSISLSMAFWKLGKSSIVCLREPSLGPVFGIKGGATGGGYSQVLPMEEINLHFTGDFHAVSSAHNLLSAMLDASIFHGNPLGINPNDILWPRTIDMNDRALRKVIVGLSPLKNGPLREDGFVITPASEIMAILGLSKNYTELKERISNILLGFTYKKEPVFAKNLKAQGAMAALLKDALKPNLVQTSENTPAIIHTGPFGNIAHGTCSVLAIDLALKLSEYAVIEAGFGSDLGAEKFINIVTRELDTKVDCAVLVASIRALKYHGGLKKELLKEENEDALIKGFENLKAHINILKNVFGTPTVVAINRFPFDTEREIKILEKLLSEEKIPFSICEGFLKGGEGSKELASKIIEVIENEKNSFKRLYDIKSGIKEKIEKISKEVYGANAVKYSENALKKIELCETLNFNDFYICMAKTQYSISDNSKLRGWPKNFELRIDDVRIKSGAKFIVPLCGDILEMPGLPKEPAAINIDIDENGEITGIF
- a CDS encoding hydrogenase maturation protease, producing the protein MIRLKTFEKKDLRKKYLILGLGNTIRGDDGIGIYLTKFLEKKFFNLADIISTEEMGLSLLDFLSPYEKAVIIDSIFTGKKDIGEIYIFKEKDFDSKQIKSNHYIGLPEISKIAKKLKIPFPKELLIIGISVEDPYTIKPELSENLKEKIPEIITKIEKLIRDFLK